The segment TGACCACCGCCCGACCTGGCGGGCACGCATCGGAATCGAGCACCGCCGCACCGGGTGCAGGGGGCGTATCACGGCTGGACGCGCCGCCCTCCCGGCGGGCCGACGTCCAGGACGAAATCGAAGCTCGCGAGCTTGCCGCCCTCGGCATCCCGGACCTTCATCACCAGCGCGGGGTTGAAGATGAAGTCCCGGCGGTTGGCCGGCTCCCCGGGAAAGTAGAGCTGCGTGGTCAGCACGGACCTATGCGGCGCCTGCAGCTTCACGTGGAAGTGCCGCGTGCGTCCCGGGTAGAGCCCGGGCACGATGGTCTCCAGCCGGTAGCGCCCGGCGTCGTCCGTGAACTGATGCCCGCGGAGTCGCACGCCCGCGTTGTCGTACCGGCCCTGGGCGTCGGCCTGCCAGACGTCCACCAGGGCTCGCGGGATGGGCCGGCAATCCGTCCCGAGGACGGTCCCCTCCACCACGATCCGCGTGCCCGACAGCTCCGGCTCGAGGAGCGAGGCCCGGAGCGGCGAGCCCGGCTTGAAGTAGGGTCCCTCGGTCTGGGCGGGGGTGGGGTGACCCTCGTCGCCGCACGCCGGGGTCGGCTCGAGCCGGGGCGCCTGAGCCCCGGTCTCGGACACGGTGGCGATCACGAGGGCCGCCGGCACGGCGACCGACAGGCCCAGGAACTCTCGACGCGTCTGGCTCGGCTCGAAGTCTATCATCATCACACGACTCCTCTCGCATCCGGTCCGCCGCACGCCGCGGCCGCGGTCATCCCCTGCAGTCATCATCGCAGCACGGCGCGCCGACGTCCAATCGCTTCAGGGGTAGGCCGCCGGCCGGGGCTCGAGGGGTCTCCCCGGTGACCGGAGGAAGGCGGCGAGCCGGCGGACGAACGCGTCGCGCTCCTCGACCTGGGGCGAGTGCCCGCTCTGCTCGAAGACGGCGAGCTCCGAGTGCGGGACCAGCCGGTGGATCTCCTCGGCCTGGTCGACGGGGCAGATCCAGTCGTGACGGCCCACCATGACCAGCGTGGGACAGGTGATCCGCGCGAGCTCGGGACGGCAGTCGTAGGTCGGGTACTCGTGCTCGATGACGAACTTCCGGACGGCCAGGCGGTAGCGGGTGTCGGCGCGGGCGGCGTTGGCCGCGGCCGCCAGGGCCCGGCCGTGGAAGTAGAGCGGCCGGATCGTCTCGAACGCGCGGCGGAAGCTCTCGTCGTCGGAGAGCGAGCCGTCCCAGAGCGCCCGGTAGGCCGCCCACTGCTCGGGCGTCGCCTGGCGGCGGGCGTTCGCCTCGGCGCGGGGCATGAACGCGTGACTCGCGGCCGCCCCCACGACGGCCAGGGTGCGGAGGGCCTCGGGGTACCGGGCGGCGTACATGAGGCCGAGAAACCCGCCCCAGCTGATCCCGAGGACGTGGACCGGCCCCAGGCGGAGCGCCTGCCGCACCCCCTCGACGTCGGCGACGAGCCGGTCCTGCGTGCACTCCTCCACCGGCCCCCACGCGGAGCGCCCGTGGCCGCGGTGGTCGTAGAAGACCATCCGGAGGCCGAGGATTCCGGCCAGAGGCCCGAGCGATCGCAGGAGGCCCGACGAGTCGGTCCCCGGCCCGCCGTGGAGGCAGAGGCAGGGGTCGCCCTCGCCGAGGGTCTCCGCGTGGAGCGCCGTCCCGTTGACCGCGAGCTCCATGGTCCGGCGCCCCGCGTTACCGGCCCGTCCAGCGCACGCTCTTGAGCGACTGGTAGATCCCGCCGTAGGCGGGGATGGGGACGAATCCCTCGTAGGTCTGGCGCGTCACGTAGACCTGCTGGGGGAAGTAGAGGAACACGTACGGGGCGTCCTCCATCAGGATCCGCGAGAACTCGGCGTAGTGCTTCTTCCGCTCGGCCTGGCCCGCGGCTCGCCGCGCGGCCTCGAGCGCCGCGTCGGCGCGGGGGTTCCGGTAGTGCGCGAAGTTTCGCCCCTTCCACTGGCCCGAGTGCCAGATCGAGTAGGCAAAGGGATCCGGATCGTGGAAGTTCGTCCAGCCGACGACGATGCCTTCGAATTCGGAGGCGAAGAGCTTCTTGACGAAGGTCGGCCAGTCGAGGGGCTCGATGCGCGCCTCGACGCCGACCTTCTTCAGGTACTCCTGGACGATGATCGCCGTGTCCTTGACGTTCTGGTCGGCCTGGTCGTGCCGGAGCGAGAACGTGAAGCGCT is part of the Candidatus Methylomirabilota bacterium genome and harbors:
- a CDS encoding intradiol ring-cleavage dioxygenase, which codes for MMIDFEPSQTRREFLGLSVAVPAALVIATVSETGAQAPRLEPTPACGDEGHPTPAQTEGPYFKPGSPLRASLLEPELSGTRIVVEGTVLGTDCRPIPRALVDVWQADAQGRYDNAGVRLRGHQFTDDAGRYRLETIVPGLYPGRTRHFHVKLQAPHRSVLTTQLYFPGEPANRRDFIFNPALVMKVRDAEGGKLASFDFVLDVGPPGGRRVQP
- a CDS encoding alpha/beta fold hydrolase gives rise to the protein MELAVNGTALHAETLGEGDPCLCLHGGPGTDSSGLLRSLGPLAGILGLRMVFYDHRGHGRSAWGPVEECTQDRLVADVEGVRQALRLGPVHVLGISWGGFLGLMYAARYPEALRTLAVVGAAASHAFMPRAEANARRQATPEQWAAYRALWDGSLSDDESFRRAFETIRPLYFHGRALAAAANAARADTRYRLAVRKFVIEHEYPTYDCRPELARITCPTLVMVGRHDWICPVDQAEEIHRLVPHSELAVFEQSGHSPQVEERDAFVRRLAAFLRSPGRPLEPRPAAYP